The genomic DNA AGGTCTGAGCATCAAATTACGCAGTGATGAACCGGATGCATTTGGATATCCTTCTAACTTCCGATGAAATTGAaggttttcatctttttctgtACTGTAGCATAGGAAACGATTTATCACTCCAGGGCAAGCTTATCACAAAAAATGTTCTAGAATGATCTTACTGTAATATGCTTTAGAAAGAAAATCACACAACGGAAGCCGACCTCTCAAGATCTCTTCTCTCATATAAAGGACTATTTGGCTCCAGAGGTGAGTCACAAGAGTCGTTTTCTGCAGAATCACTCTCTCCAGCAGGTGAGATATGTGACATGAAAATTGCCTTGGCTGATCGTGGTACCAACTGACCAGGAAACCGAATTAGATCAACAAGTAGTTCAACGGAATTCAGCACAACTATAACAGACATGTGTTTGTTAGAGTCCATGCAATCCACAGTCCCATCACTAGGCAGACCCTGCTCACGTGAATCAAAAGGGAAACTGAGTTCTGTAAAAGACATATAGCATAATATCCAATCATCTAGAATAGAAGAGCATGTCActgcaaattttattttttgcaacATATCCAAAAATGCTggtaaagaaagcaaaaaatgAAACATCAGAAACTAAGGCTCACCACCACCAGCCGACTTTCGAGTCCTACAGTATCAGCTAAAACTTTGAACAAAATTGCTCGAGCTCGACAACAACCACGCTTAATTTGGCCAAGCAACTGAGCACCATGGTTTTCAAACAAGAACGCATTTTCCTCTAGAGCAAGTTTTGAAGGGCTTTCCAGTGTTGGACGTTTGTAAAAGTCAGATACCTGTTTGAGGAGAATGGATTTTATAGGTAAAAGGGCACTAACAAACATAGAACTTTACATCAACTTCCAACCAGAGCCACACATGAAATATATCTCATTGTTGCATAGGACAGGTCATTGCTAAAACAACTGCATGATGACATCAACTCCCTTTTcgttattaataaaaacagaaattgaGGTAATAGTATATCAACGGCAGAAAGTGCAATAAAACATAACAGTGGACACGGTTTAAGAAATAAATGCCCAACTACGAGCATATGCAATGCGGAACTGTGACAAAGAGGGAAGATTCATTACAGAATTCCTACCGTTCCAGCTATTTTCTTGATCACCAAAGCAGGATTTGAGCCGCTGACAAGTGTAGTGATCAATTGCTTTAGCATTGCGAGCTTCTTATCTTTTTGAAAATCAACAAGAATAACTTCAATTCTGACACCTTCCTCTCCCAAAGCATGAAGCTCACTCGGAGTAGGTAGCCTATTATAAAGTTCCTTTACTCTCTTATCCTGGAGCAAAAATTTACATCAGAACCTGTATCTTCCTACTAAGAGAGATCCCTAAAGGCAGGAAAGCCAGCGTTCCATAAGACAAGAACACAAgcgaagaaaataagaaaaaaaactgaaaacgaaAATATCGCTCACCGGAACAACTGAGTAGAAGCCATTAGGAATAGGTTCAGAGAGCATTCCGGTATCCCAAAGATGCTGTGATGCTCTCTGACCAGGAGAGCAATCCTGGTCAACACTTCTAGGGGAATCCTTACTCAAAGCTTCACCTTGAGGTTCAAAAGAAAGCGACTTAACCCTTTCAGCAAGTTCTGAAGGCCAACATGTAGCAGCAGCAGCACTTGAAGAAGATCCCTGCTGTGTAGGACTTGATGATTCATCTCGTCTctcttccatctctctctctcagataattcggtatattattttatttcttttagtaTCAAAATTTTCTTCCTTCACCATCTCTTACCCCATAAGAGGCTTTCTAAATCGAGAACAATACTTTGGTTGGTGTAGAATCTGACCCATCTGCTCTTGTTTTCTGCACTAAATGAGAAAAAGACATGTAACCTTTTGTTAGACAGAGAAATTAGCTGAAAATGTAAAATCTGTAAAACGAGGTTTGTAATTTGCCCCCAACTAAGATTGGTTAAAACGAGCAAgcaaaaccaagaagaagactcTCACAACACACTGTAGTCATAAAAGCAAAAAACTTTATGTCATCAATTCGTTTAAAATTGGCCCACAGACTTAAATATCAAGAAAAGATTCGACATTTACCTCAAACCCGCACAAAAAGGTACCAAATTTTTAATCCTAATTCTATCTGTATGACACATTCATTTCACATCAAagagccaacaacaacaacacaaatgcCAAATTACAAAGGACACtccaaaaaaatttctcttaAACGCTTAACTCTATAACAAACGAGAGAACACTAACGAAACCCTCATATTCATCAAACCCACATTACAGATAACAAATTCAATGACCGAGAAAAACGCATCCGTATgattcaatcaaaaaaaaaaaaaaagcaacccTATAATTAAAGatcaaaatagaaagaaataaatgtgaaaaaaaaaaatgggatcGGAGAGGATGAGAATCGATAATACCGGAGATAACAATGTGGACTCAGAGCATAATCGGAGAAGGCTTCGCTCTTtgtctgaggaagaagaagaagaagaaggaggaggaaggaTCACGTGGGAAGGAAGGAGATAGTGAAGAGAGATGGGGGAGGGAGGTCACGTGACATTTGGGGTAATCCAGCTGGCGATGGGCTGTTGGGCCTATCGACTGTCTCATATGCTTCCAAGTCAATGCTTCCTCTTATTGGACCCTACTTTATTTATTCATATACGTTACtcttttctatatttatgtatttaatatCTTACTAGTGAcaattttatactatatattacaaaaaaaaagtaaagtatcagaaattttttttttaattatgtggggaaattactatatatatttctagTACAAAATTCACTATAGGAGTTTGAGAttcctaaagaaaaaaaaataagagaaaagtgaaaaaagaagaaatgaaaggTACAGGTACTGTCTCTCTGTGTACGAGTGTGTACGACTAGGACGAATCACAGAGAGAAACTGTCGGCAAATGgacgttaaaaacaaaattgacgCACGTGCCAGATGAGACCTCCTCACGCGTCTTTCCCCCTCTTTTACAATAAATATCTTTTCTGTTCATCTTAATAATACTAGCGGTACTCCCTAATTGACAATAACACGTCTAAATTAATTAAGCGCTTCAAAAGATGCGTCGAAGCGAGTTGGCTGAGATACTTGAACTTGAACAGAGACCAAAACGCAGTAAACTCTCACAGCCGACGACCTTTAGATCTTTCAACCACTGCCATGGGACACTCCCATAGATTGACTGCCGGAAAATATCACatgtttttgaaagttttttgttttttgttttttttgtataaattgtGGGTATGCCAAATAAATTATGAAGTTAAAAAATAGCTTGGTTTGGGCCATGAGAACTTCAGTTCTAAAGCCTTTGGCCCATTTGTAAGGTCATTTCGACTTATCCTTCGCGGCAAATATAACAATCTTTATATGGTTGTTCGTTCTTTTCAacactttattttatttcagcGTAAACTTAATTATGACAACTACAGTAGTATATAGACGTACATACACATTTtagatttgttcttctttcaaaCATGTCAACTCCGTGTAGgagaacatttttattttgaattttggggaGGTACTATATGATATGGTGGTATCCTGTAATATGGACTTACACGGATGTATTTATTATTCCATCCAAATCTAAAAGATAAGAAACCTGTTAACAATTTATTCAATTTCCGCTTCACCTGCTTAAGTCAAACTGCATAATAGTAATAACTatcactgcaaaaaaaaatcattgggaaaaaacaaaaactaaaatgagaggaagattttaaaagataagaaagagAGACCAAAGGACGTGACGTACATCACTGTCTTTACCTCATTTATTTCTTTGTGTATTAACTGCTTATCCGTGGATGCTTCAGTTAAATTTTCAAGAATTCAAGTCCTATATATGCTGGATTTTTTataacttgaaattttttttatagaaaggTTTTATGAATTCAACGTGAAGTCACAGTGTAGCACTATACTTACCAGCCGTTTTGAACATCTTATAccaatttttttgggttaaaagtgTAAACACATCGTATAACCTTTCTAAACTAGTATTAAGAGAAACATTCCAGATAAATGTAGTATTTTAAAGGCTCGGACTACGAAAGAAATTTGGCTGTAATAAGTGGACCACCAGACCAGATACGTCGGTCATATTCGAAAAGGAGTAATTTATTAGTAAaatagtagattttttttgggtttaatagTGCAACTTCACCATCACGGATTACGCACGTCaataaataccaaaaatacaaaatgtaaAGTAACCGATGACCACACCACTCCTCCTCACATGATTCACTGACGAAAGAATTGAGATCTGATGACTCTATTAACTAAACCACCCCCCAAGTCTTTacgatttttatttataaaaaaatcatcatataGAACAAAACCAAGATGCTTTGTTTTACAgaatttagttttctttatctAACAAAAGAGTATGGCTAGTAAATATAGTGTAATTTCGATCTCTACTAATTACTAAAAAAAGAGTTATagcgaagaaaaaaaaatgaattttgttaACTTTTCGCAAACCTTAGACTCGTACATATACCTCATTtcccaaaaagaagaagtgtaAAGTAACGTATGATTAGTTGGAAATATAAGTAACGTATGTTAGAAAAaggttcttttctttcttgttttggtcACTACTctctatttgtttatatataaatatctgaCAACCTAGCACCagatttattcttcttttttttttttttttgttNNNNNNNNNNNNNNNNNNNNNNNNNNNNNNNNNNNNNNNNNNNNNNNNNNNNNNNNNNNNNNNNNNNNNNNNNNNNNNNNNNNNNNNNNNNNNNNNNNNNNNNNNNNNNNNNNNNNNNNNNNNNNNNNNNNNNNNNNNNNNNNNNNNttttatttataacaaatcaTCATATAGAACAGAACCAAGATGCTTTGTTTTACAgaatttagttttctttatctAACAAAAGAGTATGGCTAGTAAGTACAGTATAGTTTAGATCTTGactaattactaaaaaaaaagagttaatagagagaaaaaaatgaattttgttaACTTTTCGCAAACCTTGGACTCGTACATACCTCATttcccaaaagaaaagaagtgtAAAGTAACTTATGGTTAGTTGGAAATATAAGTAACGTATCATTATCTACACTCCAAATGTTAGAAAAAGgttcttttctttctagttttGGTCATTACTCTCTATTAgtaaaaattgatgtttagaaaattttactcatttaagaaaacaataattattaaatttaaatatatttttttttttgattaaagagatattatttaattttaaatcaataataattcaaaattttaaatttttttaatgattacttcttaaaatttataaaacatcaatctttgtgggacaaaaatatatcccaaaacatcaatatataatattctgACAACCTAAGTAGCACCAGATTATttcaattcttttctttttctttttttttgttccccaCTACTCGATAGTCGATAGTAGTATATACATTTTcgttatttgttttatagtatACTGGATTTGTTCCCAAATATTTATCATtcacatatttgatttgtgaatGTTGGATTTATCGATACTAATGTTATCCTGAATATGTATTCACAATATGAAACATGTTTTCTGAAAactattaaattcttttaataGAAATACTTGTATTATTGttcaacatataaataacaGTATCATTTactttttgaaaattcaaatcttaAGAAATGTATAGATCTCGTTGCCAATACCTTACCTTTAGAGATTAGTATATATACTTATCGTCCCATCTtgtatcatatttaaaaaattaatcaccATGTGGTAGTTAACTAGTTATCCGATTTAATTCATTGTTATCTCCCAACTATACATAATTTAATCATAGAAAATCTCCAACTAATTAGCATACTTGAAAACGATCTGTATAATTATTTcgaggaacaaaacaaaacatctcTGGTATAATATATTTGCATGCCTACTAAATTCTCCCTATTAATTATTATACCCAAGCACATGAGACAGAGACAGAAAGACATAAGGAAAAGGCAACAACTagtgtgaacaaaaaaagaagaaaaaaataaaattccatttttagcattactaaattaattaacatgcaTTTTATAACAATAATTCGTATATTctttatacaaaattaaataaaaacttatgtTATTATTCAAAGAAAGGGACAAATCAAAAGTGACGGAGGCAGCctaaagagaaagaagtagGAAGAATATGACAACCTCATATATTCGTTTCACCTCACCTCCTCTCttcattaatattttcattcacttgtcttctcttctctgatctctttcttctccatctctctctatcttcaaCTCCGCGTTTTCTAACTGGTACGTTTTTCACTTTCTCACCTCATCTCTATATGTATCTTTATGTCTctgtttcgtcttcttcttcctgcagTGCTATTAATCATTACTCTGTACTCTGTTTCTTCTAAAAGAAACACAATCTTGAGCACACCCTCTCTGTTCTTTTGCTTCTGATTCTTATACAGAATAAGTACGAACACGTATCTGCGTATACTCTTCTGTATTTAAGATTtcgattagaaaaaaaaaagaaactaaagatcaactatttttctttgtttgttttttactaATTTCTCGAATTGGTTTTGGATTCATAAATAATTGGTTTCACCTTTGAGTCTCTATTTGATTGCTTCATACCCTTGTTGGGTTTTCATATTAACGAAGAAAGATTAAATCTTGATATGATTAGTGAGATTCTTGAAAAGCAAGAACAAAGCTCGTTATTGTGCAAATTACATGATGTTTGAAGTTCTTACAAGTCTTTTAATGATGATGTTGGTTATGCAGAAACAATACATGTTAATGGGGAGCTTAATGATGGAAGAGAAACAATTAGATTTCAACCGCCCGCTTATATCCATTAGACGTCCTACGCAAACTTCAGAATCTGAGAGCAAAACAAGATCTTTTGATTCAGTAACAAACAAGGTTCTTCCTTCTCCACCTGTTTACAAGTCTGATATTAAGTCAGGTCCTGTGAGAAATCCAGGAACTGTTCCTTTCCAATGGGAACATCAACCCGGAAAGCCAAAAGACGAAAGGAAACCGGTTTTACAAAGTAACGTTGAGCGACATTTTGTGCCAAAGCTTCCTCCTGGTAGAGAGCGAGTAGAGTTAGTGAGAAAACCTGAAGCTAGAGCTGATCACCAGACCAAAACTGTTTGTAATAATGTATCATCATATCATGTGGAGGATGCAAAGAGTCATAGTTCACGGTTTGATGATTATGATAGTGATGGTACCTATCTTGATGCAACTGATACACTTTCAAGATCTGAGTCATTCTTCTTCAACTGTAGTAATGTTAGTGGTGTGAGTGGTTTAGATGGTTCAGGGATACTAGCAGAGCCATTTGGGACTTTATCTAGTGATCGACAAACTCAGGATCTAATGATGGGGAGGTTCTTGCCTGCAGCTAAAGCCTTGACTTCAGAAACACCTCCACATCTTGTTAGGAAACCGCCTAAACCAGAAGAACCGGTGAAacagttgaagaagaaacagaacaaagtcGAGCAGAATCCGTATCGGTTCCATCATTCActagatcaagaagaagaggaagatgagaatACAAACAGCATGGCTTCTGGTGTTTGTGGATTAGTCCCTCAAATCTGCTTGAGAAGCTCTTTAGGACTATTGAATCCGGTTCCATCTGTGAGAATGCAGGCGCAAAGAGCTGTTTCTGTTCGTCGTATGCGTTCTAAGTATCAAGATCCTGCACCTACTAATGAAAGTCAGAACAAGGTACAAACCAATGAAGATAAGAGTAAGTTGAAGCTAGTTGCACAAGGGTCTTCTCAAGGTGAGTCCTTATCAGTATCTTCTATTCCACAAGGAAAGGAAAAACTTGAGAACTTTGGCACTGCTTCACGCGCAAAAGTCAGCAAAAACTTTGGTGAATTGTTGGCTAGCGATGATAATACATGGGAACCTTCCTCTGAGACTCCTGTGGCAGAGAAAACTCTGTATGTAGACACTGTGCATTCAGTAGATAAGAAGGTACAAGAAGAGTCCAAGAAACAATATTCACTAGAGATTGTTCCTGTTAAAGATGTTCAGAACTTGACTGAAGTCGATGAAGAAGCTGTTATCCCACAGCCTAAAAGCACCGAGGAAATGAATGAGAACAAAGATGAggatttcactaaattctcaaGTGAAAAAGTTGAAGAGTGTTCTGATCAAGCTATTGTTGCAG from Camelina sativa cultivar DH55 chromosome 7, Cs, whole genome shotgun sequence includes the following:
- the LOC104700373 gene encoding uncharacterized protein LOC104700373 produces the protein MLMGSLMMEEKQLDFNRPLISIRRPTQTSESESKTRSFDSVTNKVLPSPPVYKSDIKSGPVRNPGTVPFQWEHQPGKPKDERKPVLQSNVERHFVPKLPPGRERVELVRKPEARADHQTKTVCNNVSSYHVEDAKSHSSRFDDYDSDGTYLDATDTLSRSESFFFNCSNVSGVSGLDGSGILAEPFGTLSSDRQTQDLMMGRFLPAAKALTSETPPHLVRKPPKPEEPVKQLKKKQNKVEQNPYRFHHSLDQEEEEDENTNSMASGVCGLVPQICLRSSLGLLNPVPSVRMQAQRAVSVRRMRSKYQDPAPTNESQNKVQTNEDKSKLKLVAQGSSQGESLSVSSIPQGKEKLENFGTASRAKVSKNFGELLASDDNTWEPSSETPVAEKTLYVDTVHSVDKKVQEESKKQYSLEIVPVKDVQNLTEVDEEAVIPQPKSTEEMNENKDEDFTKFSSEKVEECSDQAIVAVPESNVVEITKEKKINLEDQLQGITKNLEKSSRIHHRSSYHIVPPPPLPKAPSDSWLKRTLPTIPSKNNSFTWLQSFGDENHFTKVQTNPKWETMVKTSNTQQGFVCFSKETLNTIPEA